From a region of the Mycolicibacterium sp. MU0050 genome:
- a CDS encoding cytochrome c oxidase subunit 3 family protein produces the protein MWIMVLGDILIFSGYFVIFMIYRAMNPEKFLLAQQHLDVNIGVLNTVILLTSSWFIARAVMSARAGAHAQAIRRVYAAGTCGVLFMVFKSYEWAAKIAAGHTNSETFYSFYYVITGVHLIHVLIGLIVLGVVIRELRNPSRRRTSMVESGAVYWHMVDLLWVIIFGLLYVMR, from the coding sequence ATGTGGATCATGGTCCTCGGGGACATCCTGATCTTCTCCGGGTACTTCGTCATCTTCATGATCTACCGCGCCATGAACCCCGAGAAGTTCCTGCTCGCGCAGCAGCACCTCGACGTCAACATCGGCGTGCTCAACACGGTGATCCTGTTGACCAGTTCGTGGTTCATCGCCCGCGCGGTGATGTCCGCGCGGGCCGGCGCCCACGCCCAGGCCATCCGCCGGGTCTATGCCGCCGGGACGTGCGGCGTGCTGTTCATGGTGTTCAAGAGCTACGAGTGGGCCGCCAAGATCGCCGCCGGGCACACCAACTCCGAGACGTTCTACTCGTTCTACTACGTGATCACCGGCGTGCATCTGATACACGTGCTGATCGGGCTCATCGTCCTGGGTGTCGTCATCCGGGAACTGCGCAACCCGAGCCGCCGCCGCACCTCCATGGTGGAATCCGGCGCCGTCTACTGGCACATGGTGGACCTGCTGTGGGTGATCATCTTCGGGCTGCTCTACGTGATGAGGTGA
- a CDS encoding BCCT family transporter — MDPRVFIPASVVIFGLIGFAVIYSGTAADAFGTLNAAVTDGVGWWYVLATTGFVGFAVYCGISRVGTIRLGDDNERPEFSFMAWLAMLFSAGMGIGLVFYGVAEPLTHYVGPPASLGIQGSTDAAANQAMALTLFHWGLHAWAIYVVVGLGMAYMTYRRGRPLSVRWLLEPLLGRDRVEGWIGHTVDSVAIVGTMFGVATSLGFGITQIAAGLDYLGWIEVNNWWVVGMIAAITALATYSVVSGVSRGLKWLSNINMMLAGVLAGFVLLAGPTLFLLQAWVQNLGSYVQSLPELMLRTGPFTDGAWLGTWTIFYWGWWISWAPFVGMFIARISRGRTVREFVFAVLLVPTIIGSLWFTVFGDSAILRQRNDGDMLVDGAVDTNTSLFELLNGLPLATITSVLAIIVVVFFFITSSDSGSLVIDILAYGGRLETPKTSRVYWASLQGLAAAILLVVGGAGSLTALQTAAIVTAVPFSVIMVIACVSMLRAFQYDLATTPRLMRVSAPEGVNGQRANRREVSATLAGLVMVHQIAPGNYEVSPDTGELIIADPVDPLGDDTPRGGTPGGEAAGEALPEPDSPPTTPTTG; from the coding sequence ATCGATCCGCGGGTCTTCATCCCGGCGTCGGTCGTCATCTTCGGGCTGATCGGCTTCGCGGTCATCTATTCCGGCACGGCGGCCGACGCGTTCGGGACGTTGAACGCGGCGGTCACCGACGGCGTCGGCTGGTGGTACGTGCTGGCCACCACCGGCTTCGTGGGCTTCGCGGTGTACTGCGGAATCTCCCGGGTGGGCACCATCCGCCTCGGCGACGACAACGAACGCCCCGAGTTCAGCTTCATGGCCTGGCTGGCCATGCTGTTCAGCGCCGGCATGGGTATCGGGCTGGTGTTCTACGGGGTGGCCGAGCCGCTGACCCATTACGTCGGTCCGCCCGCGTCGCTCGGCATCCAGGGGTCCACCGACGCCGCGGCCAACCAGGCGATGGCCCTGACGCTGTTCCACTGGGGTCTGCACGCCTGGGCCATCTATGTGGTGGTGGGCCTGGGCATGGCCTACATGACCTACCGGCGCGGCCGTCCGCTGTCGGTGCGGTGGCTGCTCGAACCGCTGCTCGGCCGGGACCGGGTGGAGGGCTGGATCGGGCACACCGTCGACTCGGTCGCGATTGTCGGCACCATGTTCGGCGTGGCGACCTCCCTGGGCTTCGGCATCACCCAGATCGCCGCCGGCCTGGATTACCTGGGCTGGATCGAGGTCAACAACTGGTGGGTGGTCGGCATGATCGCGGCCATCACCGCGTTGGCGACCTACTCGGTGGTCAGCGGCGTCAGCCGCGGACTCAAGTGGCTGTCGAACATCAACATGATGCTGGCCGGTGTGCTGGCCGGCTTCGTCCTGCTCGCGGGCCCCACGCTGTTCCTCCTGCAGGCCTGGGTGCAGAACCTGGGCAGCTATGTGCAGTCGCTACCCGAGTTGATGCTGCGCACCGGACCGTTCACCGACGGCGCCTGGCTGGGCACCTGGACCATCTTCTACTGGGGCTGGTGGATCAGCTGGGCGCCGTTCGTCGGGATGTTCATCGCGCGGATCTCCCGCGGCCGCACGGTCCGCGAGTTCGTCTTCGCCGTCCTGCTGGTCCCGACGATCATCGGGTCGTTGTGGTTCACCGTGTTCGGCGACTCGGCGATCCTGCGGCAGCGCAACGACGGCGACATGCTGGTCGACGGCGCGGTCGACACCAACACCTCGCTGTTCGAACTGCTCAACGGTCTGCCGCTGGCCACCATCACCAGCGTGCTGGCGATCATCGTGGTCGTGTTCTTCTTCATCACCTCGTCCGACTCCGGCTCATTGGTGATCGACATCCTCGCCTACGGCGGCAGATTGGAGACGCCGAAGACCAGCCGGGTCTATTGGGCCTCCTTACAAGGGTTGGCCGCGGCGATTCTGCTGGTCGTCGGCGGCGCGGGGTCCTTGACCGCGTTGCAGACGGCAGCGATCGTCACGGCGGTCCCGTTCTCGGTGATCATGGTGATCGCGTGTGTGTCGATGCTGCGGGCGTTCCAATACGACCTCGCCACGACGCCGCGGCTGATGCGGGTTTCGGCACCGGAGGGCGTCAACGGACAACGCGCGAACCGGCGGGAGGTCTCCGCGACGCTGGCCGGCCTGGTGATGGTGCATCAGATTGCGCCCGGCAACTACGAGGTCAGCCCGGACACCGGGGAACTGATCATCGCCGATCCGGTCGATCCGCTCGGCGACGATACGCCCCGCGGCGGCACACCCGGTGGCGAGGCGGCGGGCGAGGCGCTGCCAGAGCCCGATTCGCCACCCACCACTCCGACGACTGGCTAG
- the typA gene encoding translational GTPase TypA, which translates to MESRPNFRNVAIVAHVDHGKTTLVDAMLRQSGALAERGEAQERVMDSGDLEREKGITILAKNTAVHRVNPDGSVTVINVIDTPGHADFGGEVERGLSMVDGVVLLVDASEGPLPQTRFVLRKALAAHLPVILVVNKTDRPDARIAEVVEESHDLLLDVASDLDEAAQAAAEKALDLPTLYASGRAGIASTTQPANGEVPDGDNLNPLFDVLMQHIPAPTGDPEAPLQALVTNLDASAFLGRLALLRIANGRLKKGQQVAWMREVDGSPVITGAKITELLATVGVERTPTDEAVAGDIVAVAGLPEIMIGDTLADPENSHALPRITVDEPAISVTIGTNTSPLAGKVSGHKLTARMVKSRLDAELVGNVSIRVVDIGRPDAWEVQGRGELALAILVEQMRREGFELTVGKPQVVTKQIDGKLHEPFEELTIDCPEEFVGAITQLMAGRKGRMEQMTNHAAGWVRMDFVVPSRGLIGFRTEFMTLTRGTGIANAVFEGYRPWAGEIRARHTGSLVSDRSGSITPFAMIQLSDRGQFFVEPGQDTYEGQVVGINPRAEDLDINVTREKKLTNMRSSTADVMETLAKPLELDLEQAMEFCAADECVEVTPEIIRVRKLELTASLRARAKARAKQANQG; encoded by the coding sequence ATGGAATCTCGTCCCAACTTTAGAAACGTCGCGATCGTCGCTCACGTCGACCATGGCAAAACGACCTTGGTGGACGCCATGTTGCGTCAATCGGGTGCGTTGGCCGAGCGGGGCGAGGCTCAGGAACGCGTGATGGACTCCGGTGACCTGGAGCGCGAAAAGGGCATCACGATCCTGGCGAAGAACACCGCGGTGCACCGCGTCAACCCCGACGGCAGCGTGACCGTCATCAACGTCATCGACACTCCCGGCCACGCCGATTTCGGCGGCGAGGTGGAGCGTGGGCTGTCGATGGTCGACGGTGTGGTGTTGTTGGTCGACGCCTCCGAGGGCCCGCTGCCGCAGACCCGGTTCGTGCTGCGCAAGGCGCTGGCCGCGCACCTGCCGGTGATCCTGGTCGTCAACAAGACCGATCGGCCCGACGCGCGGATCGCCGAGGTGGTCGAGGAGAGCCACGACCTGCTGCTCGACGTGGCCTCCGATCTGGACGAGGCGGCGCAGGCGGCCGCGGAGAAGGCGCTGGACCTGCCGACGTTGTATGCCTCGGGCCGGGCCGGGATCGCCTCCACCACGCAACCCGCCAACGGCGAGGTGCCCGACGGCGACAATCTGAATCCGCTGTTCGACGTGTTGATGCAGCACATCCCCGCGCCGACGGGCGATCCGGAGGCCCCGCTGCAGGCCTTGGTGACCAACCTCGATGCCTCGGCGTTCCTGGGCCGGTTGGCGCTGCTCCGCATCGCCAACGGACGACTCAAGAAGGGCCAGCAGGTCGCCTGGATGCGGGAGGTGGACGGGTCACCGGTCATCACCGGAGCCAAGATCACCGAACTGTTGGCGACCGTCGGCGTGGAGCGCACGCCCACCGACGAGGCCGTCGCCGGGGACATCGTCGCCGTGGCGGGCCTGCCGGAGATCATGATCGGTGACACGCTGGCCGATCCAGAGAATTCCCACGCGCTGCCCCGCATCACCGTCGACGAGCCCGCGATCTCGGTGACCATCGGCACCAACACGTCGCCACTGGCCGGCAAGGTGTCCGGGCACAAGCTGACCGCGCGCATGGTGAAGAGCCGGCTGGACGCCGAATTGGTCGGCAACGTGTCCATCCGGGTGGTCGACATCGGCCGGCCCGACGCCTGGGAGGTCCAGGGCCGCGGTGAGCTGGCGTTGGCCATCCTGGTGGAGCAGATGCGCCGGGAGGGCTTCGAGCTGACCGTCGGCAAGCCGCAGGTGGTGACAAAGCAGATCGACGGCAAGTTGCACGAGCCGTTCGAGGAACTGACCATCGACTGTCCCGAGGAGTTCGTCGGTGCCATCACGCAGCTGATGGCCGGGCGCAAGGGGCGCATGGAGCAGATGACCAACCACGCCGCCGGCTGGGTGCGGATGGACTTCGTGGTGCCCAGCCGTGGGCTGATCGGCTTCCGCACCGAGTTCATGACGCTCACCCGCGGCACCGGTATCGCCAACGCGGTGTTCGAGGGGTACCGGCCCTGGGCCGGGGAGATCCGGGCCCGGCACACCGGATCGCTGGTCTCCGACCGCAGCGGTTCGATCACGCCGTTCGCGATGATCCAGCTCTCCGATCGCGGCCAGTTCTTCGTCGAACCCGGCCAGGACACCTACGAGGGCCAGGTGGTGGGCATCAACCCGCGCGCCGAAGACCTCGACATCAACGTCACCCGCGAGAAGAAGCTGACCAACATGCGGTCCTCGACCGCCGACGTCATGGAGACGTTGGCCAAGCCGCTGGAGCTCGATCTCGAGCAGGCCATGGAGTTCTGTGCCGCCGACGAGTGCGTCGAGGTGACACCGGAGATCATCCGGGTGCGCAAGCTGGAACTGACGGCCAGCCTGCGGGCGCGCGCCAAGGCCCGGGCCAAGCAGGCGAACCAGGGATAG